Proteins encoded by one window of Moorella humiferrea:
- a CDS encoding DUF3536 domain-containing protein, translating into MDKYICIHGHFYQPPRENPWLEDIELQDSASPYHDWDERINAECYEPNTASRILDGEGWIKKIVNNYSKISFNLGPTLLSWMETNAPEVYRAIIAADEESRRRFSGHGSALAQAYNHMIMPLANTRDKITQVVWGIKDFELRFGRRPEGMWLPETAVDMETLTILAEHGIRFTILAPWQARRVRPLGDEHWQEVHGGIDTTMPYQVRLPETDRTINVFFYHGEVARAVAFERLLNNGERFARRLLSIFDEGRNAPQLVNIATDGETYGHHHRHGDMALAYALDFIESNKLARLTNYGEFLEKHPPTHEVEINNNTSWSCAHGVERWRTNCGCNTGMHPGWSQAWRAPLRDALNWLRNTLAPKFEEKGRQFLKDPWAARNDYITVILDRSPENVDRFFAKHALRPLDQKDKVTVLKLLELQRHAMLMFTSCGWFFDEISGIETVQVIKYAGRVIQLAEELFGFSPEGQFLERLAQAKSNIPEHRDGAHIYEKFVKPAMVDLLKVGGHYALCSLYETYDQHSRIYCYDVYREDCHNRRAGTARLEVGKARITSQITQEEMLIDYGAFTLGNHNVSGGVRVYRNEEGYEQMVRELTAAFDRADFNEVIRLIDQHFEGTTYTLRQLFRDKQRVVLDIILESTLAEVAEDYRRIYDVHAPLMRFLKDLNIPQPRALQAAAEFVLNTSLRQAFARDELDLDHIKALLNEAEMSGVSLDGEVLGYVLERNLKEMAEKLLAHPDDRTFIEHLNGVIGLVSSLPFEVNLWQVQNAYYRLVQSVYPAYQEKGRRGNEEANTWLDLFNSLGDKLKVRR; encoded by the coding sequence ATGGATAAATACATTTGCATCCACGGCCACTTTTATCAGCCGCCGCGGGAAAATCCCTGGCTGGAGGATATCGAACTCCAGGATTCAGCCAGTCCCTATCACGACTGGGATGAACGCATTAATGCCGAATGTTACGAGCCCAATACCGCCTCGCGCATCCTCGACGGCGAGGGCTGGATCAAAAAGATCGTCAACAACTACAGCAAAATCAGCTTTAATTTGGGTCCCACGCTCCTTTCCTGGATGGAAACCAATGCCCCGGAGGTTTACCGGGCAATAATAGCCGCCGATGAAGAGAGCCGCCGGCGCTTCTCCGGTCATGGATCCGCCCTGGCCCAGGCCTATAATCATATGATTATGCCTCTGGCCAATACCCGGGATAAAATAACCCAGGTTGTCTGGGGAATTAAAGATTTTGAACTGCGCTTCGGCAGGCGGCCGGAAGGCATGTGGCTGCCGGAAACGGCCGTTGATATGGAAACCCTGACTATCTTGGCCGAGCACGGCATCCGTTTTACCATTCTGGCACCCTGGCAGGCGCGCCGCGTACGCCCTCTGGGCGACGAACACTGGCAGGAAGTCCACGGCGGCATCGATACCACCATGCCCTACCAGGTGCGCCTCCCCGAAACCGACCGGACCATTAACGTCTTTTTTTACCACGGCGAAGTGGCCCGGGCCGTAGCCTTTGAAAGGCTTTTAAACAACGGCGAACGTTTTGCCAGGCGTCTTTTAAGTATTTTTGATGAAGGTCGCAACGCACCTCAGTTGGTCAACATCGCCACCGACGGCGAAACCTACGGTCACCATCACCGGCACGGGGACATGGCTCTAGCCTATGCCCTGGATTTTATAGAAAGCAATAAGCTGGCACGTCTGACCAATTACGGCGAATTCCTGGAAAAACATCCGCCTACCCACGAGGTAGAAATAAATAACAACACCTCATGGAGCTGTGCCCATGGAGTGGAAAGATGGCGGACCAACTGCGGTTGCAATACGGGCATGCATCCCGGCTGGAGTCAGGCCTGGCGGGCCCCACTGCGCGATGCCCTCAATTGGTTGCGCAACACGTTGGCACCAAAGTTTGAGGAAAAGGGACGGCAGTTTTTGAAGGATCCCTGGGCCGCCCGTAACGATTACATTACCGTTATCCTCGACCGTTCACCGGAAAATGTGGACCGCTTTTTTGCAAAACACGCCCTCCGTCCCTTAGATCAAAAAGATAAGGTTACGGTTTTAAAGCTCCTGGAACTGCAGCGGCACGCCATGTTGATGTTCACCAGTTGCGGCTGGTTTTTCGATGAAATTTCCGGGATCGAAACGGTGCAGGTTATTAAATACGCCGGCCGCGTCATCCAGCTGGCCGAGGAGTTATTTGGCTTCTCCCCCGAGGGGCAATTTCTGGAACGACTGGCCCAGGCCAAAAGCAACATTCCCGAGCACCGCGACGGGGCCCATATCTATGAAAAATTCGTCAAGCCGGCGATGGTCGACCTCTTGAAGGTCGGGGGCCACTATGCCCTGTGCTCTCTATACGAAACCTACGATCAACACTCCCGCATATATTGTTACGACGTTTACCGGGAAGACTGCCACAACCGGCGGGCGGGAACGGCGCGGCTGGAAGTAGGGAAGGCCCGCATCACCTCACAGATAACCCAAGAAGAAATGCTCATCGACTACGGCGCCTTTACCCTAGGCAATCACAACGTCAGCGGCGGCGTGCGGGTTTACCGGAATGAAGAAGGCTACGAGCAAATGGTGCGGGAATTAACCGCGGCCTTCGACCGGGCCGACTTTAACGAAGTCATAAGGCTTATAGATCAGCATTTTGAGGGAACCACTTATACCCTCAGGCAGCTTTTCCGCGACAAGCAGCGGGTAGTGTTGGACATCATCCTGGAATCCACCCTGGCGGAAGTGGCCGAAGATTATCGTCGCATCTACGACGTCCATGCCCCACTGATGCGTTTCCTTAAGGATCTAAATATCCCCCAGCCCCGGGCCCTCCAGGCCGCTGCGGAGTTTGTTTTAAACACCAGCCTGCGCCAAGCCTTTGCCCGGGACGAACTAGACTTGGACCATATTAAAGCCCTTTTGAACGAAGCCGAGATGTCCGGGGTTTCCCTGGACGGTGAAGTTTTGGGATATGTTCTAGAACGGAATCTAAAGGAAATGGCGGAAAAGCTGTTAGCCCACCCCGACGACCGAACCTTTATCGAACATCTGAACGGAGTCATCGGCCTGGTAAGTTCCCTGCCCTTTGAAGTCAACCTCTGGCAGGTGCAAAATGCCTATTACCGTCTGGTCCAGTCTGTCTATCCCGCCTACCAGGAAAAAGGGCGTCGGGGTAATGAAGAAGCCAATACCTGGCTCGACCTGTTTAACTCTTTGGGTGATAAACTTAAGGTGCGTAGGTAA
- the treZ gene encoding malto-oligosyltrehalose trehalohydrolase, with product MAYGVTLGATYLGQGRCRFRLWAPLAREVAVRIVAPTERVEFLNPGERGYYEGEMEGVEPGSLYYYILDGQKLPDPASRFQPQGVHGPSQVMAKEDFLWSDTGWRGPIMEELIFYELHVGTFTPEGTFEAVIPHLGTLTALGVTAVELMPVAQFPGSRNWGYDGVFPFAVQASYGGPDGLRRLVNACHGHGLAVFLDVVYNHLGPEGNYLARFGPYFTERYRTPWGPALNFDGPGSDEVRRFFIENALYWLIEFHIDGLRLDAVHAIMDNSAMPFLEELASAVKDAGERLGRRVYLIAESDLNDPRLIRPSSFGGYDLDAQWCDDFHHALHALLTGERNGYYRDFGSLGSMARALKTGYVYTGQYSAYRQRRHGRHPHLTRGDRLVVFVQNHDQVGNRARGERLSVLVPFARLKLAAAVVLLSPFIPLLFMGEEYAETAPFLYFTSHSDPQLAAAVREGRRQEFADHNWEGEVPDPQEEATFLDSRLNFNLRRQGRHGVLWEFYRQLIQLRRQLSPLAALNLENMEVIAYEQERVLFVRRWSDDSEVSLIFSFNDSSRDLTLPLPPGRWQKRLDAAEERWLGDGSPAPAMVVSPGEVQIAVSPWSCLLYERLKEACAN from the coding sequence ATGGCCTACGGAGTTACCCTGGGGGCTACGTACCTGGGCCAGGGACGCTGCCGTTTTCGCCTCTGGGCACCGCTGGCCAGGGAAGTAGCGGTACGGATAGTGGCGCCTACTGAGCGCGTGGAGTTTTTAAACCCTGGGGAACGGGGTTATTATGAGGGCGAGATGGAGGGAGTGGAACCCGGTAGCCTTTACTACTATATCTTAGACGGACAGAAATTGCCGGACCCGGCCTCGCGCTTTCAACCCCAGGGCGTCCACGGACCGTCCCAGGTGATGGCTAAAGAAGACTTTCTCTGGTCCGATACCGGCTGGCGCGGCCCCATCATGGAAGAACTGATTTTTTATGAGCTGCATGTAGGCACTTTTACTCCTGAAGGTACCTTTGAGGCCGTCATTCCCCATCTGGGCACCTTGACGGCGTTGGGGGTTACGGCCGTTGAATTAATGCCGGTGGCCCAGTTTCCGGGGAGCCGCAACTGGGGATACGACGGCGTTTTTCCCTTTGCTGTCCAGGCTTCTTACGGTGGGCCGGATGGGCTGCGGCGTTTGGTAAACGCCTGTCACGGACATGGCCTGGCCGTTTTTCTCGACGTCGTTTACAACCATCTGGGCCCGGAAGGTAACTACCTGGCCCGTTTCGGGCCTTATTTTACCGAACGTTATCGGACACCATGGGGGCCGGCCCTTAACTTTGACGGTCCGGGCAGCGACGAGGTGCGGCGCTTTTTTATCGAAAATGCCCTTTACTGGTTGATCGAGTTTCATATAGACGGACTGCGCTTGGACGCCGTCCATGCCATTATGGACAATTCCGCCATGCCTTTTTTAGAGGAACTGGCATCAGCCGTGAAGGATGCGGGAGAAAGGTTGGGACGCCGGGTGTACCTCATTGCCGAAAGCGACCTGAACGATCCCCGGCTCATCCGTCCCTCCAGTTTTGGGGGGTATGATCTGGACGCCCAGTGGTGTGACGATTTTCACCACGCCCTGCATGCCTTGCTTACCGGGGAAAGGAATGGTTATTACCGTGACTTTGGTAGCCTGGGCAGCATGGCCCGGGCTTTAAAGACAGGTTATGTTTACACCGGCCAGTACTCCGCCTACAGGCAGCGGCGACATGGTCGACATCCCCATCTCACGAGGGGGGACAGGCTGGTAGTTTTCGTCCAGAATCACGATCAGGTCGGCAACCGTGCCCGGGGGGAAAGGTTGAGTGTGCTGGTTCCTTTTGCCAGGCTCAAACTGGCGGCTGCCGTAGTGCTCCTTTCCCCCTTTATCCCCCTTTTGTTTATGGGTGAAGAGTATGCCGAGACGGCGCCCTTTTTATATTTCACCAGCCATTCCGACCCGCAACTGGCGGCGGCGGTACGCGAAGGGCGGCGGCAGGAATTCGCCGACCACAATTGGGAAGGCGAGGTCCCCGATCCCCAGGAGGAAGCCACCTTTCTGGATTCTCGCCTCAATTTCAACCTGCGGAGGCAGGGGCGGCACGGCGTTCTCTGGGAATTTTACCGGCAGTTAATTCAGTTGCGTCGGCAGCTTTCGCCCCTGGCGGCATTGAATCTGGAAAATATGGAAGTCATCGCCTATGAACAGGAACGGGTCCTGTTTGTGCGCCGCTGGAGCGACGACAGCGAGGTAAGCCTCATTTTCTCCTTTAACGACAGCAGCAGGGACCTTACCCTGCCGCTCCCGCCGGGACGCTGGCAAAAAAGATTGGATGCCGCTGAGGAACGCTGGCTGGGTGACGGCAGCCCCGCACCTGCCATGGTCGTGTCGCCGGGTGAGGTGCAGATTGCCGTAAGCCCGTGGTCCTGTCTGCTCTATGAACGCCTGAAGGAGGCCTGTGCTAACTGA
- a CDS encoding cobalamin B12-binding domain-containing protein produces the protein MQKDALARAMAELEEAQVDALVKEFLDAGAAPLEIVKALQEGMVEVGSRFESGDYFLSELVMAGEIMKNAMDILEPYLKGEGTGHKGTIVIGTVKGDIHDLGKNIVIMLLKGAGYNVVDLGVDVPKEKFVEAVKETGAPLVGMSVLLTSCQAALKETVEAIHDAGLYPKVVIGGNYVDEAVKKYAGADYFATTAGDGLRVAAEVFGA, from the coding sequence ATGCAAAAAGATGCATTGGCCCGGGCCATGGCCGAATTAGAAGAAGCCCAGGTAGACGCCCTGGTCAAAGAATTTCTGGACGCCGGGGCGGCGCCGCTGGAGATCGTGAAGGCCCTGCAGGAGGGAATGGTCGAGGTAGGCAGCCGGTTTGAAAGCGGTGACTATTTCTTGAGCGAGCTGGTCATGGCGGGCGAAATCATGAAAAACGCCATGGATATTTTGGAACCCTATTTAAAGGGCGAAGGAACCGGCCATAAGGGGACTATCGTTATCGGCACGGTTAAGGGCGACATCCACGATTTAGGGAAAAACATCGTGATTATGCTCCTTAAAGGTGCCGGGTACAATGTGGTAGACCTGGGCGTGGATGTACCTAAAGAAAAATTTGTAGAAGCGGTAAAGGAGACGGGAGCGCCATTGGTGGGCATGAGCGTTCTCCTTACAAGCTGCCAGGCAGCGCTAAAGGAAACTGTCGAGGCCATTCACGACGCGGGGTTGTATCCCAAAGTGGTCATTGGTGGCAACTACGTTGATGAGGCCGTGAAAAAGTATGCTGGCGCCGATTACTTTGCCACTACCGCCGGCGACGGCCTCCGGGTGGCCGCCGAGGTCTTTGGCGCTTAA